One Triticum dicoccoides isolate Atlit2015 ecotype Zavitan chromosome 3B, WEW_v2.0, whole genome shotgun sequence genomic window, accgctctggaagaggccaaagagttagtccaaaagtgcaaggggtgccaaatttttcgttccaagccacttcagccggcttccgcactcaagactatcgccatcgcctggccctttgcagtctggggcctggacatggtgggaccattcaagacggcacggggtggcttgactcacctacttgtcgcagtggacaagttcaccaagtggatggaggtgaaacccatcaagaaattgaatggtccaactgcagtgaccttcatcgctgacatcataactcggtacggcatcccacacagcatcatcaccgacaatggcacgaattttgccaaaggcgccttggaccgtttttgcgcgacacagggcatccgactggacttagcgtccgttgcccatccgcagtcaaacggccaggtggagcgagcaaatggcctcatcttatccggcatcaagccttgaCTTGTCACACcactggagcgatctgccggctgttggcttgaggagctgcgagCCGTCCtccggagtctgcgcacgactccaaacaagtcaaccggcttcacaccattcttcctcgtctatggcgccgaagccgtcatcccaacggacatagagttcgactccccgcgagtcaccatgtacaccgaggaagaagcagaagaagcacgtcaagacggcgtcgatctgctggaagagggccggctgttggcactcagccggtccagcatctaccagcagagtctgcgtcgatactacaacaggaaggtcaggccaagatcctttcaagaaggcgaccttgtgctccggctgatccaacgaACGGCCGGCCAGcagaagctgtcggcaccttgggaaggccccttcatcatcagcaaggtgctaggaaatgacgcctactatttgatcgacgcccagaagccccaagcgcgcaagagggacgattccGGCAAAGAGATAGAacacccgtggaatgcaaatcttcttcgaagattttacagttgatgcagtatgtatcacactacccctttgtattaaagtactaagactttgggccccccgagacgagctcggggactgccctttttgttatctgtacgataagaattatgcctccaagtacattactttcattacaagccgcttggcaccgggcctgactagtcggcccggggactcgccgccttgcgctatgagaagcttcccgcagtcagacaagtagtgtgcggtgcccaatccgcctcctggcaaagccgcagctcgcagagcgactgtgaggcaggcaggagtgaggaagaacgggcacccacgcgaaaaatggctaaggacctaaagcacgaacatagcataaGACGGCCCCCGGCATTTCTGAAGCGGACgaccgactcatgagtagccggctcgccgcctttattagcctctattaaggacgaccgactcttgggtagtcggcatgtcgctttctatccgacttgctaaagaaactctaaacgaccaagtccttgccttcccaaagtagccaagcagttGACCCAGCGACAGTCTGCAGAGCGGCTGCTCGACTGACAAGGCATCGACCaaaggaaggcggcaaaaggaaaagcctaaagagcagtaagcaaggaaagacggaaagcagattaatatttacataggcccttggccgaatcttcgaatagaagttcaagatacaccccgcgggtggaattgttcgaatctaacaaagttttcaaaagattattAAGACAGACAAACAGTGGcgaaaaaggcagcctaggaggcggcatctgggagtggaggatcggaggagacgacggtgtcaggcgccggggcagtcggctgggcggtctcggtttgatcgccttcGGCGGCAGTCGCTTTCTcctgacgcggctcgttgctggaggcgcggtcgagctgaggctggccgcctgctccgtcttctggcacctccgcctcgccttcggcctccgcctcgtcctcctccttagtgctggagtcgatcacctccgccgagtcctcgccatactccgggttcatcccgaaccactctgccggcacttcctcgccgccttcagcccgctcgggcacgaagacgctggtatccgtgtactcggcgatggccgccgcacgctcgataagggcgccctccacggcctccaactcggcctgggcttctgaccggaacgcggctaggcgatccaggtccagccctggataccacgccttgacgaattccaaggcccggcgcgctccggcccgggccgaggagcccttccaggcctcaagacggccggcaacgacttccagccagtcggcggtccgactggcggtacgcagagccggcatatccggccacaaagcggcaaccgcctgggcgccggcacgctgaagccggcgcatctacCGGTggaccggacgaagacgggcttcaatgctcaggagctgttcatcaacggttcggggggcattggtggcgatctcctcaccattcgcccttcgcgcctcacgagcagcctcgatggccagagggactgcttgcgagtgaccagggaagaagtctgccaagacaaaaaagaagaaagtcaaaaaatcagaagtcggcctgacacatagtcggaagcgcgaagaagcgaaagaaacgtaccatccacaatatcctcgatctcgtggaagccggatgtcagcatcgcctccctgtcagtccagaaggagcgctcgctctcgaactcggccaggagagcggcttccttcttctcggcctcgtcctgcgccttcttgagctctccttctgctcggccagctgcgccgccagcaggtcgcgctccgtggcgagcctatcacactcctcctccttggcgcgacggacggtattggcctcgcccagctgctcctgaagagcggcgttggctcctgaaaaacgaaagaggaaacaaatcagtcgtcagcaaagaagatcgccgggaagatccggcccgactgctcagcagtcggcccgaatctcggggactacagcccgcgggggcgcgctggcgcccccgcgaagaagaagaactcactccggctttccgacaagtcggcagcccgcttgctcaactcctcaacattgcggttgaaggcagtggcgcggaggttgtgatactcctgcaataagtcattgaagacgaagttagtgtttggaactcgccagagggagttccgaaccgcctgctcagcagccggcccggaactcggggactacacccagtgggtgcgctggcgcgcccccacagagaaaaacaagaatcaagaaggagaagaaacttactcggacggccgttcgcgcggccaggtgcgctctggtgcaggcctgaagggcgtcgccttcggcccgcaacttcgcctggacttccaggagcaattgatttagcggcccggtgccgcctccgtgcacccacccggtgggcgcggcgcttgtggcctcggcgtctagagctgccgagctggcagcgccgaTCTCCCGAGGTcgtggcgccgaggtcgccctctcgagACGGTgacgcaccggcgaggcgacttggagaagcagccgcgcttcggcctcgtccatggccgacggctccgacggatccaccggctgtttgccgtgcggtctcccagacggcagtggaggcggcggcggcagcacgagagcgtccgacatggaggcctcgccactCTCCTTCTCcgcgacggggttctcggtgccggctcccccggtctgccccgtgaactctggaggcggcggtgcagacgatagtggggggacgagcatcgccgatcggcgatgcgcggcctcctcggcgcgccgtctcgccgcaaggacggcttcggcatcatccagctttttctgggcggaggcggccgccctgtcggcctccgccttctccaaacgcgcggcctcctcctcctcgcgcttctcccgcgcattccgctcagtcgcctcccggaggtcggcggcagggtcgggccgccgagtattggcggacgtctctgccgaccccatgacggaggggacggcgactctctcaagggaaagaggggccctgaagaagaatggagggagtatataaacgaagactcgtacaagattcaacgaagaaaataaaagagcgtaaagacttacgcggatactagcggcggctttctcacttcccttcgaaagcggttggccttcgcggccgcctcctctcgtctggtcgcggcggccgccccccttGAACTTTTTCagtttgccgccgggcgcactcgacccggtgtgacgcctcttcgcgccgccttggccggcggaggagccggcgcccgacaggccgatcctcagctggtggcgcggagcgacttcgcattcggcgtcgtcatcaggccagtcggcgaaggtggccgagggcctgaagtcgccttctgcccctcctcccccgccttcggcatcggcttccatcgccgccgcccccaagtcggggtcgtcgacgtcgctctctgcGCGGTCGGGAACGTACTCGCGGGGCTGCCTCGTGGCGCCggcggcaggctgcataagaggattctagttcagaagaagctaacaagagtcagaagccggagtcggctgcagaaaaaagacaaaacagcagggagacgcgacttaccactggtggagggttgtcgcgtgagtacggctccttgccgaactgccagtcctcctcatactcgcagtgcgcgatataatttaccatgttcgccacctccttgcggggcatctccttggtgctcatccgacttgggtctcggaggccgctcatctgacagatcaggtgaggccggccttgaagcgggagaactcggcgcgccacgaaggcggccagcaagtcggccccaacgagtccctccgactgcgtcaagactcggagtcgcgccacggcggcggctccggcgggagtcagcgtcttgactcggtgggaccaactggggagccgcccagtcaggggagcggcgttgtaaggcggcaagttgacccagtcgccgtcggaggcgaggttcttcacgtagaagtacgagcgctgccacatcttcaccgacttgatcagcgtgatgggaggaaaggggttgtcggccgtcgagcgccgcatcgcgatgaaggcgccgcactgggccggcacgccggcgatgtgcgtgccgagcttagaagagaagaattctccccatagctcgatggtggggagaacgccgagaaaaccttcgcacagggtggcgaaggcggagagcagcaccaccgtgttcggtgtgaggtggtgcggctgaaggctgtggaactccaggaatgagcggaagaagccgctcgccggcagccccaggccgcgcataaggtgcgagcggaagatgacccgctcgccctcttccggcgccggccggatttccccctccggcgcggcgcaggcgcgcacgaggtccgcgccggggagacggcgggtctggcgaagaactcgatgtgttcttcctctacctccgagccgtcccatacgccggagcgcacggcaaaGGCCGCAGcgaaggaagagctcatcgccgcggtatGAGGTGCTCCTGCTCAACGGCGGAGGAAGGAGGGAGAGAAAGCAAGATGAGGCAGGGGAGTGGGGAAGAAAGGCGCGCAAGCTGTGCCGCTCcgcttccccccgcctacttatagccctgcgggctgagaggccgagggggcgggcgtgggattaactgcgcacgatgccccacgccgccccatgatttacccacgaagttactgcgcgcagtaacgacgtgggaaaaccaaccgtcctcggccgcaacagatccgcccgtatgccgaggcgcggtagtggcgggccccgcctaacggcccgtcccgtcacgcgcgtgggcaggcagactgttctccccacgtggcgccacgcgataggaccgccctgatggctgcggggaagcgtatcaggcacgccgcctggcttCCCGCCGCGACTTTTGAACTGAggctctccaccgaagctccgactttcgacagtcggcccaagggaagacggcagccgagtcccagagtctgcacttttaaaagattgaagctgttgaagccccacaatacagcgaccgcagggtttcaccaacttcggggactactgtcgaagtaatgggccacgggtaggctaacccgagccccaggacatttcaagacatcggggcaggccgcgcccctcaggccaagtcccggggccgactccaagatatgccgagtcccaggcggcgactcccagataagccgactccaagctggcgacttccagggaggccgactgtggagagtcggcccaggactcctcccttatcccgaagtacgacgcggggtacggtcacgacATGGCCGTCTCCCCCCCtgtttacgaagggccggcatggctacagtgagccgtaccgCTGAAAGATCTCTGGcgagatgcggcactgttgccatgcctgccctgatctcagccacagtacgcagtacacacgacccgaaggcggtggggccgcctgtcagtgggtgggccgaaggcggcctgggctacccgaagacggacctgtgggagtcggccaacTCCTCACTGGGCTATCTGGTCNNNNNNNNNNNNNNNNNNNNNNNNNNNNNNNNNNNNNNNNNNNNNNNNNNNNNNNNNNNNNNNNNNNNNNNNNNNNNNNNNNNNNNNNNNNNNNNNNNNNNNNNNNNNNNNNNNNNNNNNNNNNNNNNNNNNNNNNNNNNNNNNNNNNNNNNNNNNNNNNNNNNNNNNNNNNNNNNNACTGTGGGAGTGTTCACCTTTCTCACATACTGTGGAAACATGATGAAGTGGTACAGTACAACAGTAACTAACTAATCTGCCACTAAGCCAGGCTCACGGCGGCGGTAAACCCGCTCCCACAGTACACGCAGAGCGAAGCAGAAGAACGTGAGCCCTCGTCGCCTAGATTTACTCTCCGAGGAACCACCTGATCACAAGTATCTCCCAAGCCTAGTTGTCCATGCTCTCCCCAGCCCCAGGTGAACAATGCTCCGCTGTCTGAGAAAACATGCAAAGAACAGCAGTTAGCCCAGCCCGGCCGCTGCTCGTCTTATTCATTTTTAGACTCTGGGATAAATGACCTTTTACCTGTGACCAAAGCTGAATGTTCAGTGCCGGCTGCTATCTGGGTCACCTGCTGTACATGAATAGAGGGCACCTTCGCTAAATTTGACACTGAAGATGATTCTGCACAGCACACACATGCTTTCAGACGGTGAGGGAGGTGCAAATGCAACGTTGGGCATCAGATGGAACAGATATGAATCTAATATAGGAAAGTTAAACGGATATAGAATAGGCTGGGGCGTGTATTGACGGCATATAGTGTGAGCTACTATCTACTATATGACATACATAATGATAGTATTTTCTCATCATCTGTTCATGCAGTGTGCACTACTATATCTGCACAACATTTTTGTACAGTTCACACCAGTCATATTTTCTCATGAATTTTCACAAGTTCATATGCTGTGAATCTATGATTGTCTTTTTTCTCATTCTTTTAAATACAGAAGAGAATGCATTCTTAACATGGGGTGCAGACAAGTTGTCGCAGTCATACAGATTTGACTTCCCATCTGAAGGTACCATTTTGTGCAAACGGTTGGCATATTCTGGTTTCGAAGGATGCTCAACTGCTTGACAGTATTTACCAGACGAATGTACAAGATACATGTCTCTGTTCCAAAATTCAAATATGATGTAGCATATCAAATGTTGCGAGGAGTACCATGATGTGTACTGCTTGCTGTGGTAAGATTCAGTTGCTGCGCTACTGCATTTTCTGACAAAGTAGGGTCACGCTTCTGATGGCGGTAAGCACCAATGATGTACAATTCACCTCCTGAGATAAATAAAAAATGTCAACCTTCTGAGAAAGCTTCTGGAAAACCTAGTTCAATTAATATGAAACAACTACGTACTGGATAAGACTAGTGCATGATGCCATCCTAATGCCACTTGAGAAATACTCAAAGAGGGAAATGCCACCCGAGGTTGGTCATCATCATGTTCACCAACTAATGCTCTTCCCCAGATGTACAACTGGCCAGATTCTGTTACATTGAAAGGGAAATTATTAGGCCAAGTATCAAATAGGAGTTAGTAACTGCAGGTTTCCAATGCTTACCATCCAATGCAGCACTATGATCTCCATTGGCATATAAATTCACTATTTTGCAGTTtggaaaaccatcaattaatctaggAATACTATAAAACTTTTGATTTTTGGAAGCAGATTTGCCAACTTGTCCCCGCCTTGCTGAGCCAAATCCATAAACGGAATTATCTGGAAGAAATAAGCTTAATGCGTCATTTACTCATAATGCACATGGGCCAAATTTGATTAATGTGTCATTTATCTAGAAGAAAGAAGTCTGTTATAAAGGAGAAATGGTACAGTCAATAAATTTCCAGCTGTCTGGTGAAAAGACCCTACAATCATGATGATCTAACCTTTTTCCCTCTTCATCATGAAGAAatagctatccatgtgccagaaccatgacttggttttgagatcttatgggtttcaactctagcctaccccaacttgtttgggactgaaaggctttgttgttgtttagTAGCTTCATTTACAGATTTTTTGCTTTTCATAATTTTCAGCAAGTTGCTGCCCTGTTTTCCCCATAAAGAAACAGAATACTGGAATATTGATTGTATTCCCTTGCGGATGTCAGAACCTTAGGGAAGGCATAAATGAGTCACTATAGATCTTAGGTGTTGCCAGGGACTAGAAAGATTACTGATTAAGTTGTTATGgaaaagtactactccctccgttccaaattacttaactttcatttgtctagatacgaatgtatctatacttgtttagtgtctagatacatccgtatctagacaaatgaaGGTCaattaatttggaacggagggagtacaagagtaAATTTGTGTTGTTTCATGAACAAGCAGTTTCTTATATATATTAATGTGTACTATAACAGTCTGTCACAAACTCACAATTTTACCTACCTTTCAATAGGACAAGAGAATGGCGCATCCCAAATGCAAGCTTCTCAACATGCTTTGTGGTAAAGTATGGCACTTCAAATGGCAAGTTCCTTGACTGATTGTCACCAGTGCCAAGCTGTCCAAATGAGCCATCTCCACACATGAAGAGTTGTCCAGAATCTGAAAATAACAACTAGAAACATCACAGCAAAGCTCATCAGTGACAATTCACTTTTCAAACAAAATAGGACAATAGCTCAAGAGCAAAACAAAATAAGAAACGGTTTGGCATGAAACGTGAAGCCAAAATGGAAGTAAAACGTAAATGAATGGTTTCAGAATTTGGAGACCTGTAGCAAATCCAGAATGGTTCCATCCAGTAGACACACAGGTTACCGTATAGTTTTCAAAGAACTTAACGGACTTTGGATGAGGGATGTTCTCTATGTTCCCATGGCCAAGCTGACCATGGGTACCTCTGCCCCAAGTAAATACTTCACCATCACCTGAAATGTAGAGTAAAGATTTTCAGAAAACCAACCCATATTGGTCTAGTCAGACTCAGGCATCAATGAGGGGAAAATGGCCTCTGATGCATAGACAAGTTTCTTTAGACGCTGATAAAAATGGCACAGCAAGGCATCAATCAAGATACAGTTGCCTCCAACTCCAAGTAAACAGATAATCTTCAACAAACAAAGTACGTTTACAGTTAAAATGCCCAGGGAGAGATCAGCGTGTCAAAATGCTTTGATCGTTCCTACTCGCCAAGATGGAAAGCGGACCTGAACTGAAGAGCAGCTTAGTCACTGAACGATACAATGGTGAATCACTGTACGAAACTGGTTACAAGATCCTCTCTTGCATTACCAAGCTGGACCAGGAGACAATTCTAAAACTGTGCGGTAGAACTCTATTCCTACCGAACAGCGTGTCTATCATACAAGTACACAATGAATATGTATATGCAAATCCAGCTCAAAGGAACGAGATGGGGATGTCCAGACTCCAGACAAGAGTCACAGGACACAGGGACCTAGAAGCAGGCAAGTAGCTGAGTGTAAAAGAAGGAAAGCCTGCGATACTATTCGAACTCTCTGAAACTGTGATGCTATGGTTACCAAAACCCATTGTCGTGCACAAATTCGTCACATTCTAAGTATCCAAGCATGTTCAGCTTCTACCCATGTGAGAGCCGTGCAATCATTAGACGTCGAGGACCACGAAGACGTGCAAGCTCGCCTGGCCAAATCCTATCGAGAAAGGTCCTCCTGAGGTGGGGTATCTGGACGAAGACGGGACGTACTTGTGAGGGCGATGGCGtgggcgccgccgccggcgacgaagGAAACGCGGCCGCGGCAGCGAGGCGGGAGGAGGAGCGGCTGCGGGAGATGGTGGTCCTGGAAGCCGCCGTTCCCCAGCTGCCCGTCCGTGCCCGCGCCCCAGGTCCACGCCCACGCTTCCTCCGGCTCCTcttcagccgccgccgccgccgccttctccatGGCGCCCTGAGGAAGAGAGGTCATCTGTGTCGGCTCGATTGACCCGTGGTCTCGATCGAATTACTGAGACTACACCGTCCGATCGGGAAGCGAATGGCCAGGATTTCACGCGGGGTGAAGAAGAAGGTAATCGATGTATCTTTCCCACAACAGAGGCATTTTTTTTATTGCAAATTTTGTAGGTAGCTTTAATCCTCTCTTATCTTTCCGAGCAAATTGTATACTTTCTTTTAGGGGAGGAATTGAAGATTGTGAAAAGAGCAAAAGATTAGACTCGTCGGCTCAGTTCCTCAAAGGGGTTGGTAGGATGCGGATACATTAAGATGAGTATATACGTGTGTATGTGAGTGTCTGCATTTGTACTGTATTTAAAAAAATAATAGAGAAATGCACAACGGCACGGATTGTTTGGTATCAGAAATGATTTTGTTTAGATTTTCTAGGTGCACGCTGTTGCCGTCCCTCCTCCCTGTAAACCATTGCCCCCTTCTCCACCGACTTTGCCCGTGTGTGGGTGCGGGGAAACATCGATCTATCTAATGGAGTTGTAATTTATTCTGCTTGGAGATTTTACTAGGGTTGTACAATGGTGTTTCATTTGTTTGATGATGACCATGAAGACGGCGATCGGTCCCTGGGAGATTTCGATGTGTTTTCTTTTCACTTATCAGGGTGTATATATTACTATTTGATCAAATATAATATATCTATTTTCTGCAATGAGGAATTACAATATGTGTACTGAACCAAGAAACAAGCATTTGGCTAATATTTAATATATTCTTTGTTTCTTACGGTGATTATATTTCTAGTTTGATCCttatctctatttttctctcaaagAGAGAATAACAATACATTTGTGTACTGAACCAACAAACAAGCATTTGGCTATTAGATTCCAAACCAATTAAAACAAAACTTGAATTTTACTACTCCTTCCGATCAATATTACTTGTCGTTGCTTTATTACAAAATTGTATTAAACCAGTGAGaagtaaaccctaaaccctaaccttGTATTTAACTTTATACTAAaccagcgacaagtaatatggatatgaGGGAGTATGATATCTCAaaccaaatactccctccatttttgtatacaaggccataaacccatattacaggtaccaaggcaaaaGTTAATGCCTACTTATCCCAATGTTGCAAGTCAGTTTGTCTCTTTGTTTGCCGTGttaattaatgtgtatttttcGCTCTCACGCACAATAAGTCAATGCTCTCACTCCTTTTTGGTTGATTAATGAGGCACATGCAAGCCAACCTTCTCacccccgcatgcatgcaagggataattaatgtcctcctttgcttctACGAGGTAAACATCATTAATGTTatcttgattagtgttagtggccttaatACATGCAaactgtaattttgatagtggccttgtatataaaaatggagggagtatttacatTTGGGTGTCACACAAAATGAAAAATATTGATTTCTTCGGTATTAAGAATTTAAACCTTGCCTTCACGTAATAATTTTTTGCTTAGAATCAACTAAAATATTATGCATAGAGGAGTTGTTTCGTTTTGTTCTTCGAAAAATCCTCCAACTTATTAATGATAAgcgatagtagtacatgttggaaatatgagcaatttaccaaataattttattaacaaaaatactggataaagcatgactagtatatagcagtgataaaacaagtcatgcgatttgacaaagtgaaggtaaataacatctgcatatatgagctagaaccgatcatctctcgagcagacagtagatcaagatgcatatacgaggtagatcctaacatgtgtagggcaaacactagaacaagaAACTGTGGCATGACCTCTAACAGGAAAAATAAGAACATGTACTAGACAGCAGCCGGAGTAGAGGCACTGGACtcggggtcggtgtcctccatgtcgtcgaggaggttgttgacgtcggggaagtagtcgtcgtcggggaagtagtcgttggAGTCCGGGgcatccgtgacgaagaagtcagtagtcgcgcagagcactccccaaaaaccttatcacacttctaccgtacaggactcaaagaggtgcggtttcggaggcctactgtcccaacTCGCGGTGCACgccacaagccgggatgaggaagacagcagcaacTCAGAGATTGGAACCagtggcgagaggaaggagaagttctggtgcatctctctgagaggagcgacctcccttttataggcgcaagagaaggaggcgagagggcagcgacgggaGGTGAAACGAAGAGAGGGAGACAAAGCAAACGGACTTCTGCCGAAGAGGCACCCCATTCGGATTCCACTACAAAAAACGTTTCAGCTCCCGCGTGACCTTTCGTATATCCGtcatgcgtggcaaaaatttaacatcggctcggctcattcccgcaacccgcggcgcggcgcgtcgtgacgaggcgtggcgtggcgggcggaggaggaggagcgcgtggatgtccctcttattctc contains:
- the LOC119277195 gene encoding ultraviolet-B receptor UVR8-like — translated: MTSLPQGAMEKAAAAAAEEEPEEAWAWTWGAGTDGQLGNGGFQDHHLPQPLLLPPRCRGRVSFVAGGGAHAIALTSDGEVFTWGRGTHGQLGHGNIENIPHPKSVKFFENYTVTCVSTGWNHSGFATDSGQLFMCGDGSFGQLGTGDNQSRNLPFEVPYFTTKHVEKLAFGMRHSLVLLKDNSVYGFGSARRGQVGKSASKNQKFYSIPRLIDGFPNCKIVNLYANGDHSAALDESGQLYIWGRALVGEHDDDQPRVAFPSLSISQVALGWHHALVLSRGELYIIGAYRHQKRDPTLSENAVAQQLNLTTASSTHHESSSVSNLAKVPSIHVQQVTQIAAGTEHSALVTDSGALFTWGWGEHGQLGLGDTCDQVVPRRVNLGDEGSRSSASLCVYCGSGFTAAVSLA